A DNA window from Mesotoga sp. BH458_6_3_2_1 contains the following coding sequences:
- a CDS encoding DUF3887 domain-containing protein, producing the protein MRKIVSVGVFAILVLTMLFGSEVLADRYLQFLLRGNYHLAYEMQSLRARTLYTVENMSQEFQQLSEEYGAYLFIFSTETSEIRGFTVFIFHAQFERGFIDFNVVVDDQGRIDTFLVQPTLQTGAIAEYIDTSKFDEFEITIGEDRNRLPAVITVPKEIDKYPLVILIHDSGAMDRDSTIGPNKPFRQIAWGLATQGVAVLRYDKRSFVFGERLSQASPSIETEVIEDVVNAITAVSRIPSVSSIFLAGHGLGGRVAPVIATRDSRVDGIILLATPARRELQVIIDKQKYIRSLYGEETGQQTKLLTDYLQTALDGKLPPGAPVLAATAGYYYELDRMNPIEIVRELEIPVLIVQGDADFESTVQDYIMFMNALWTRLNVYFQLLPGLDHYFMPVKDDMSTPDHYYEFRHIDSQLIDAMFSWIYIFD; encoded by the coding sequence TTGAGGAAAATAGTATCAGTCGGGGTTTTTGCTATTCTGGTTCTCACAATGCTCTTTGGATCCGAGGTACTTGCTGACAGGTATCTTCAGTTTCTATTACGAGGAAACTATCATCTTGCTTACGAGATGCAAAGTCTAAGAGCAAGAACTCTCTATACAGTCGAAAACATGAGTCAGGAATTTCAGCAGCTTTCTGAGGAATACGGCGCATATCTCTTCATTTTCTCAACTGAGACAAGCGAGATAAGAGGATTCACAGTATTCATCTTTCATGCTCAGTTTGAGAGAGGGTTTATCGACTTCAACGTAGTGGTTGATGATCAAGGCAGAATTGACACATTTCTAGTTCAACCGACTTTACAAACAGGAGCAATTGCCGAATACATCGACACGAGCAAATTCGATGAGTTTGAAATCACGATTGGAGAGGATAGGAACCGGCTTCCCGCAGTAATTACCGTTCCCAAAGAGATTGACAAGTATCCACTTGTAATTCTCATACATGATTCAGGAGCTATGGACAGAGATTCTACAATTGGGCCGAACAAACCATTCAGGCAGATAGCCTGGGGACTGGCGACTCAAGGTGTGGCCGTTCTGAGGTATGATAAGAGATCCTTTGTGTTCGGAGAGCGGCTATCTCAAGCCTCTCCCAGCATCGAAACAGAAGTGATTGAAGATGTCGTCAATGCGATAACTGCCGTATCGAGAATACCCTCAGTTTCATCGATTTTTCTTGCTGGGCACGGACTTGGAGGCAGAGTTGCTCCAGTAATCGCCACCAGAGACTCCAGGGTCGATGGAATTATCCTTCTGGCTACGCCTGCAAGGAGAGAACTGCAGGTAATAATCGACAAACAAAAATACATTAGGTCGCTCTACGGTGAGGAGACTGGACAGCAGACCAAACTTCTCACCGACTACCTGCAGACCGCTCTTGACGGCAAGCTACCTCCAGGAGCACCCGTCCTGGCAGCAACGGCCGGATATTATTATGAACTTGACAGAATGAATCCTATTGAAATTGTAAGAGAACTGGAGATCCCCGTGCTTATTGTTCAGGGCGATGCCGATTTCGAATCGACGGTCCAAGACTACATAATGTTCATGAACGCGCTATGGACACGCTTGAATGTTTACTTTCAGCTGCTACCCGGTCTTGACCACTACTTCATGCCCGTGAAGGACGATATGTCAACACCCGACCACTATTACGAGTTCCGGCACATCGATAGCCAGCTCATTGACGCTATGTTTTCCTGGATCTACATTTTTGATTGA
- a CDS encoding ABC transporter permease, with protein MFRDALIIFRKELKNIFKDARTVFAVLILPMLIMPVIFLVMNTVSSSQSRTYENTVYKLNIINLPDARFLSLLDQMISFEIDENLSEESVRNQENSIMVEFPVDAAERVRGGEKIDARLFYNSTSKGSSYGAQIVQNALSSYSSLLLSEKLLEHGLTLEDLNLVSVEKRDVAPEESQGTELLATLIPYFLLIYIFAGSMNIGLDTTAGEKERGSMPVLLVNQVSRSSIAAGKILYVMTIAILNSIFTFIGLIIAFKVGGPAFGGGELNFSSLSATTLFGLFITLMTMSGLAASLIVLLGSLARNMKEGSGYVMPIYIMAIVLGVATMQMESPDNPLLYLIPFMNSIFVMKDIITASFVFSRFSLMLVSNLVYVSLFIYFLTRVFNSEKIMDSSGA; from the coding sequence TTGTTTAGGGATGCTCTAATTATCTTTCGAAAGGAACTCAAGAATATATTCAAGGACGCAAGAACTGTCTTCGCAGTTCTGATTTTGCCGATGTTGATCATGCCAGTGATCTTCCTGGTAATGAACACAGTGTCTTCATCCCAAAGCAGAACCTACGAGAACACAGTCTACAAACTGAATATAATTAATTTGCCAGATGCGAGGTTCTTGAGTCTTCTGGATCAGATGATATCATTTGAAATTGACGAAAATCTTAGCGAAGAATCGGTCAGAAACCAGGAGAACTCAATCATGGTAGAGTTTCCCGTAGATGCCGCGGAAAGAGTTCGCGGTGGAGAGAAGATAGATGCCCGTCTCTTCTACAATTCAACTTCAAAAGGTTCTTCATATGGGGCTCAAATAGTTCAGAATGCCCTATCGTCATATTCATCTCTGCTTCTTTCGGAGAAGCTTCTCGAACATGGATTGACACTCGAAGATCTCAATCTCGTAAGCGTAGAGAAGAGAGATGTTGCGCCGGAAGAATCTCAGGGAACAGAGCTGCTGGCCACATTGATCCCATACTTCCTGCTCATTTACATCTTCGCCGGATCCATGAATATTGGTCTCGACACAACTGCGGGCGAAAAAGAGAGAGGAAGCATGCCTGTGCTGCTTGTTAATCAGGTGTCGAGATCATCAATTGCAGCAGGGAAGATTCTGTATGTGATGACTATTGCGATCTTGAACAGCATATTCACCTTCATCGGCCTGATAATCGCTTTCAAAGTTGGAGGACCTGCATTTGGGGGTGGTGAGCTCAATTTTTCATCCCTGTCAGCCACAACTCTCTTTGGTCTCTTCATTACACTGATGACAATGTCCGGGCTCGCAGCCTCTTTAATTGTTCTACTTGGCTCCTTAGCAAGAAATATGAAAGAGGGAAGCGGTTATGTAATGCCCATATATATTATGGCAATAGTACTGGGAGTTGCCACTATGCAGATGGAATCTCCAGATAATCCCCTTCTCTACTTGATTCCTTTCATGAACTCGATTTTCGTTATGAAGGATATCATTACCGCCAGTTTTGTTTTTTCGAGATTCTCCCTCATGCTTGTGAGCAACCTCGTTTATGTATCATTGTTCATCTACTTTCTTACTAGAGTCTTCAACAGCGAAAAGATCATGGACAGTTCGGGAGCTTAA